A region from the Bacillus sp. BGMRC 2118 genome encodes:
- the plsX gene encoding phosphate acyltransferase PlsX, whose amino-acid sequence MRIAIDAMGGDNAPDEIVKGVVEAAATFPDVTFTLVGDEKRILPFLSSKERIEIIHTEEVIEATDEPVRAVRRKKNASMVLMAKEVSEGRADACISAGNTGALMTAGLFVVGRIDGVDRPALAPTLPTINGDGFLFLDVGANADAKPEHLLQYAMMGSIYAEKVRGVASPRVGLLNVGTEEKKGNELTKAAYQLISEANLNFVGNVEARDLLDGVADVVVTDGFTGNVTLKTIEGTAMGLFSMLKTTLTSSVTAKLAAAVIKPKLSGLKRMMDYSEYGGAALFGLKAPVVKAHGSSNSVAMFHAIRQTRDMVSNNMIETISSAVTKKE is encoded by the coding sequence GTGAGAATAGCTATAGATGCAATGGGCGGAGACAACGCTCCAGACGAAATAGTTAAAGGTGTAGTAGAAGCAGCAGCGACATTTCCAGATGTAACGTTTACGTTAGTTGGGGATGAAAAGCGGATTTTACCATTCCTTAGTTCTAAAGAACGAATTGAAATTATACATACTGAAGAAGTGATAGAAGCAACAGATGAACCCGTTCGAGCAGTGAGAAGGAAAAAGAACGCATCAATGGTATTAATGGCAAAAGAAGTGAGTGAAGGCAGAGCAGATGCGTGCATTTCAGCAGGGAATACAGGAGCGTTAATGACTGCAGGATTATTTGTTGTTGGTAGAATCGATGGAGTAGATCGACCAGCATTGGCACCTACCTTACCGACGATAAATGGTGATGGTTTTCTATTCTTGGACGTAGGTGCAAATGCTGATGCTAAGCCTGAACACTTACTGCAATATGCGATGATGGGTTCTATTTACGCGGAGAAGGTAAGAGGAGTAGCGAGTCCTAGAGTGGGTTTATTAAATGTTGGTACGGAAGAAAAAAAGGGGAACGAATTAACAAAAGCAGCTTACCAGTTAATTTCTGAAGCGAACTTAAACTTTGTAGGGAATGTTGAGGCTCGAGACTTATTAGATGGTGTTGCAGATGTAGTTGTAACTGATGGTTTTACTGGTAACGTTACCCTAAAAACGATCGAGGGTACTGCGATGGGACTATTTTCAATGCTGAAGACAACGCTAACAAGTAGTGTCACAGCAAAGTTAGCTGCCGCGGTAATAAAGCCAAAGCTTTCTGGCTTAAAGAGAATGATGGATTACTCAGAATACGGTGGTGCAGCATTGTTTGGGTTAAAAGCACCTGTTGTGAAGGCTCATGGCTCATCCAATTCGGTAGCCATGTTTCATGCGATTAGACAAACGAGAGATATGGTTTCAAATAATATGATAGAGACAATCTCTTCAGCAGTTACAAAAAAGGAATAG
- the fapR gene encoding transcription factor FapR has translation MKKNKKERQLLLKETISDNPFITDEELAEKFVVSIQTIRLDRLELSIPELRERIKHVAEKQLDKEVKSLPIEEVIGEIVDLVLDESAISIFDVKEEHVFSRNQIARGHHLFAQANSLAVAVINDELALTAKASIRFTRSVKVNERIIAKAKVTSVGKEKERTVVEVNSFVGSELVFSGEFHMFRSSVTEENEK, from the coding sequence ATGAAAAAAAATAAAAAAGAAAGGCAACTCCTTCTTAAAGAAACCATTTCTGATAATCCATTTATTACAGATGAGGAGTTAGCTGAGAAGTTTGTTGTTAGTATTCAAACTATTAGACTTGATCGGCTCGAGTTATCGATTCCTGAATTAAGAGAAAGAATAAAACATGTCGCTGAGAAACAGCTTGATAAAGAGGTCAAGTCTTTGCCAATAGAAGAAGTGATTGGGGAGATTGTCGATCTCGTACTAGATGAATCAGCTATATCTATCTTCGACGTGAAAGAAGAACACGTCTTTAGTAGAAACCAAATTGCTCGTGGACACCATTTATTTGCACAAGCAAATTCACTTGCTGTTGCTGTAATAAATGATGAGCTTGCCTTAACAGCAAAAGCAAGTATTAGATTTACTCGTTCAGTAAAGGTGAATGAACGAATTATCGCAAAAGCAAAAGTCACTTCAGTTGGCAAGGAAAAGGAGCGAACTGTAGTTGAAGTAAATAGTTTTGTCGGAAGTGAACTTGTATTTTCAGGTGAATTCCATATGTTCCGTTCAAGTGTAACGGAAGAAAATGAAAAATAA
- the recG gene encoding ATP-dependent DNA helicase RecG, with the protein MSNLLNESVINVKGIGPESQIALETMGLFTIEDLLEHIPYRYEDYRLKDLEEVKHDERVTIQGVVHSAPVASYFGKKKSRITTRVLVDRYLLTAVFFNQPYVKSKLTLGSAVTLTGKWDKHRQTLTVSEMKLGDATRAEELKPLYHTKGDVTTKALQRYIQNAFKQYEHEIKENLPTSLRERYKLSPRMETLKKLHFPMNFDDVKQARRRMVYEEFLLFQLKMQALRKYERENSKGVPQAFNENELATFIEGLPFPLTKAQERVVKEITDDLRSPYRMNRLLQGDVGSGKTVVAAIALYASILSGYQGALMVPTEILAEQHLEGLKTLLEPVGIKVALLTSSVKGKQRRLLLEDLKEGNIDLLIGTHALIQEEVDFKSLGLVITDEQHRFGVEQRRVLREKGEAPDVLFMTATPIPRTLAITAFGEMDVSIIDELPAGRKKIETYWVKHDMIDRVIGFIEKELSKGRQAYVICPLIEESEKLDVQNAIDVHSMMSHTFSPAYSVGLMHGRLSSDEKEAVMKAFSANEHHILVSTTVVEVGVNVPNATIMVIYDAERFGLSQLHQLRGRVGRGAEQSYCILLADPKNETGKERMTIMTETNDGFVLSEKDLELRGPGDFFGKKQSGLPEFKIADMVHDYRALEVARQDAVTLIHSKAFWESDEYKLLRETVIKSGALAGEKLD; encoded by the coding sequence GTGAGTAATTTGCTGAATGAATCTGTTATAAATGTAAAAGGTATTGGTCCAGAGTCACAAATAGCCCTAGAAACAATGGGGCTTTTTACAATTGAAGATTTATTAGAGCATATTCCGTATCGCTATGAGGATTACAGATTAAAAGACTTAGAAGAAGTAAAGCATGATGAACGAGTAACGATTCAAGGCGTCGTTCATAGTGCTCCAGTTGCTTCTTATTTCGGTAAAAAAAAATCTCGAATTACAACGAGAGTCCTTGTGGACCGTTACTTACTAACTGCTGTATTCTTTAATCAGCCTTATGTAAAGAGCAAGCTGACGTTAGGATCTGCTGTAACGTTAACCGGTAAGTGGGACAAGCATCGTCAAACGTTGACAGTGAGTGAAATGAAACTTGGAGATGCTACTAGAGCAGAAGAATTAAAACCGCTCTATCACACAAAGGGTGACGTCACAACGAAAGCATTACAAAGGTATATACAAAATGCTTTTAAGCAGTACGAACATGAAATAAAAGAAAACCTGCCTACTTCTTTAAGAGAACGCTATAAGCTTTCACCCCGCATGGAAACGTTAAAAAAGCTGCACTTTCCTATGAATTTCGATGATGTGAAGCAAGCAAGAAGAAGGATGGTTTACGAGGAATTCTTACTTTTTCAATTAAAAATGCAAGCATTAAGAAAGTATGAAAGAGAAAACTCAAAAGGGGTTCCTCAAGCCTTTAACGAAAATGAACTAGCTACGTTTATTGAAGGATTACCGTTCCCTTTAACAAAAGCACAAGAAAGAGTAGTGAAAGAAATTACAGATGATTTACGTTCTCCATACCGAATGAACCGCCTACTACAAGGTGATGTTGGTTCCGGGAAAACAGTAGTAGCTGCTATAGCGTTGTATGCTTCAATCCTTTCAGGTTATCAAGGAGCTTTAATGGTTCCAACTGAAATATTAGCAGAGCAACACCTAGAAGGCTTAAAAACTCTACTCGAACCGGTAGGGATTAAGGTTGCATTACTTACATCATCCGTAAAGGGAAAGCAACGAAGACTCCTCTTAGAAGATTTAAAAGAAGGGAATATCGATCTATTAATCGGTACACATGCACTTATTCAGGAAGAAGTAGACTTCAAGAGCCTTGGTCTAGTAATCACTGACGAACAACACAGATTTGGAGTCGAGCAACGTCGTGTATTAAGGGAGAAGGGTGAAGCCCCAGATGTATTGTTCATGACAGCTACACCAATTCCTAGAACTCTTGCCATTACTGCCTTTGGTGAAATGGATGTTTCAATTATAGACGAGTTGCCGGCGGGTAGAAAGAAAATTGAAACATACTGGGTTAAGCATGATATGATTGATAGAGTGATAGGATTTATCGAGAAAGAGCTATCGAAAGGAAGACAGGCTTATGTGATTTGTCCTCTAATTGAGGAATCAGAGAAGCTGGACGTTCAAAATGCAATAGATGTCCATTCAATGATGTCCCATACCTTTTCCCCTGCTTATTCTGTAGGACTTATGCATGGCAGGTTATCTTCAGATGAAAAAGAGGCTGTGATGAAAGCTTTTAGCGCGAATGAACACCATATATTAGTTTCTACTACGGTTGTAGAGGTTGGTGTCAACGTTCCAAATGCAACGATTATGGTCATTTATGATGCAGAACGTTTTGGTCTATCACAACTTCATCAACTGCGGGGGCGTGTAGGTCGAGGAGCGGAACAATCATACTGTATATTATTAGCTGACCCGAAAAATGAAACAGGGAAAGAAAGAATGACAATTATGACAGAAACGAATGACGGTTTTGTTCTCTCGGAAAAAGATTTAGAACTGCGTGGACCTGGGGACTTCTTCGGTAAGAAACAAAGCGGACTTCCTGAGTTTAAGATCGCGGATATGGTCCATGACTACAGAGCACTTGAAGTTGCAAGACAGGATGCTGTTACACTTATTCATTCTAAAGCCTTTTGGGAAAGTGATGAATATAAACTGTTAAGAGAAACAGTAATTAAATCAGGGGCACTAGCTGGGGAGAAGTTGGATTAA
- the sdaAA gene encoding L-serine ammonia-lyase, iron-sulfur-dependent, subunit alpha, with the protein MFRNVAELVELAETGGCKISEVMIQQEMTVTKRTREEVIALMDANLKVMEQAVERGLAGVKSHSGLTGGDAVLLQKYIEQGKFLSGETILDAVSKAVATNEVNAAMGTICATPTAGSAGVVPGTLFAVREKLNPTREEMIEFLFTSGAFGFVVANNASISGAAGGCQAEVGSASGMAAAAIVEMAGGTPSQAAEAMAITLKNMLGLVCDPVAGLVEVPCVKRNAMGAANAMVAADMALAGITSRIPCDEVIDAMYKIGLTMPTALKETAEGGLAATPTGRELEAKIFGIPLTKSE; encoded by the coding sequence ATGTTTCGTAATGTAGCCGAACTAGTAGAGTTAGCAGAAACTGGAGGTTGTAAAATCTCAGAAGTCATGATCCAACAGGAAATGACTGTTACAAAGAGAACAAGAGAAGAAGTCATTGCATTAATGGATGCAAACTTAAAGGTGATGGAACAGGCGGTTGAAAGAGGGTTAGCTGGTGTGAAGTCTCACTCGGGCTTAACAGGCGGGGACGCAGTTCTACTACAGAAATATATTGAACAAGGAAAGTTTCTTTCTGGGGAAACAATTTTGGATGCTGTTAGTAAAGCCGTTGCAACAAATGAAGTGAATGCTGCAATGGGGACAATTTGTGCAACCCCAACTGCAGGATCAGCAGGTGTTGTTCCAGGTACATTGTTTGCTGTAAGAGAGAAGTTGAACCCAACACGTGAAGAAATGATTGAGTTTTTATTCACATCTGGTGCTTTTGGATTTGTAGTAGCAAATAATGCTTCCATTTCTGGGGCAGCAGGTGGATGTCAGGCAGAGGTTGGTTCGGCATCAGGTATGGCTGCAGCAGCAATTGTAGAGATGGCTGGTGGTACGCCAAGTCAAGCTGCAGAAGCAATGGCTATTACATTAAAGAATATGCTAGGTTTAGTTTGTGACCCAGTTGCAGGATTAGTTGAAGTACCTTGCGTAAAAAGAAACGCAATGGGAGCAGCGAATGCGATGGTTGCTGCAGATATGGCACTAGCAGGAATTACAAGCCGTATTCCTTGTGATGAGGTCATTGATGCTATGTATAAAATCGGTTTAACAATGCCAACAGCGTTAAAAGAGACAGCTGAGGGAGGTTTAGCGGCTACACCAACAGGTCGTGAGCTCGAAGCAAAGATCTTTGGAATTCCGCTTACAAAAAGTGAGTAA
- the sdaAB gene encoding L-serine ammonia-lyase, iron-sulfur-dependent, subunit beta: protein MKYKSVFDIIGPIMIGPSSSHTAGAARIGRVARTLYGKEPKWIDISFYGSFAKTYKGHGTDVAIIGGILDFDTMDERIKTSIAIAKKAGINIKFREEEAITDHPNTARVRIGDDTSELELVGISIGGGKIEITELNGFELKLTGENPAILVVHNDRYGSIAAVSNVLAKYEINIGHMDVSRKEKGKLALMTIEVDQSIEDNVLNELRSLPNILQVTKIVD, encoded by the coding sequence TTGAAATACAAAAGTGTATTTGACATTATTGGACCTATAATGATTGGACCTTCTAGTTCACATACTGCAGGTGCTGCAAGGATTGGCAGAGTAGCAAGAACGTTATATGGAAAAGAGCCAAAGTGGATTGATATTTCATTTTATGGATCTTTTGCAAAAACATATAAGGGCCATGGAACAGATGTTGCGATTATTGGAGGAATTCTTGATTTTGATACAATGGACGAAAGAATAAAAACTTCAATAGCTATTGCTAAGAAGGCAGGCATTAACATTAAGTTTAGAGAAGAAGAAGCTATAACTGATCATCCCAATACAGCAAGAGTTCGTATTGGAGATGATACTAGTGAATTAGAATTAGTGGGTATCTCCATTGGTGGCGGTAAAATTGAAATTACCGAATTAAATGGTTTTGAATTAAAGCTGACTGGCGAGAACCCTGCAATACTGGTTGTTCATAATGATAGATATGGATCAATAGCAGCTGTTTCTAACGTACTAGCAAAATATGAAATTAATATCGGGCATATGGATGTTTCGAGAAAAGAAAAAGGTAAGTTGGCACTAATGACGATAGAAGTTGATCAGTCGATAGAAGACAATGTATTAAATGAACTACGATCACTGCCTAATATTCTTCAGGTAACAAAAATCGTAGACTGA
- a CDS encoding DAK2 domain-containing protein, with the protein MTITKLDGKRFAQMVIQGADNLANNVKMVDALNVFPVPDGDTGTNMNLSISSGAKEVKNNVNPHIGKVGSSLAKGLLMGARGNSGVILSQLFRGFSKFIEQKETITSVEFANALQAGVETAYKAVMKPVEGTILTVAKDAAKHAVKVAEKETDIVSLMEEVLKEAKASLSRTPDLLPVLKEVGVVDSGGQGLVIVYEGFLAELKGEKLPEASVTGPSMTELVSAEHHKSVQSNIDISELEFGYCTEFMVRFEDEKTSVHPFSEEKFRDDLSKHGDSLLVVADDEIVKVHIHAEYPGEVLTYGQKYGSLINLKIENMRQQHSNILSEDEKHEQAVAVAPKKEKAEYGIVTVAMGSGIAELFTSLGAGAVIEGGQTMNPSTEDIVKAIEEVHAKKVYILPNNSNIVMAAEQAASVIGDDVVVIPSKTVPQGMAALLAFNPSVDQNQNSEQMKAALGNVKTGQVTYAVRDTTIDGLEIEKDNFMGIANGKIVVTAKEQLQVAKDLLSNMVTEADEIITIIHGEDASEEEVGELAQYVESQFEDIEVEIHDGKQPLYSYIFSIE; encoded by the coding sequence GTGACAATTACAAAATTGGATGGAAAACGTTTTGCTCAAATGGTGATCCAGGGTGCAGATAACTTAGCAAACAACGTGAAAATGGTGGATGCCTTAAACGTTTTTCCAGTGCCAGATGGTGATACTGGAACGAATATGAACTTGTCTATAAGTTCTGGTGCGAAAGAAGTAAAAAATAATGTAAATCCCCACATTGGTAAAGTAGGTTCAAGCTTAGCTAAAGGACTTCTAATGGGGGCAAGAGGTAACTCTGGAGTTATCCTTTCTCAGTTGTTTCGCGGGTTTTCTAAGTTTATTGAACAAAAGGAAACAATCACGAGTGTAGAGTTTGCAAATGCACTGCAAGCAGGTGTTGAAACAGCATATAAGGCGGTAATGAAGCCGGTTGAAGGCACAATCCTTACTGTTGCAAAAGATGCTGCAAAGCATGCTGTAAAGGTTGCGGAAAAAGAGACTGATATCGTTTCTTTAATGGAAGAAGTATTGAAAGAAGCTAAAGCATCATTAAGTCGAACACCTGATTTACTTCCAGTTCTTAAAGAAGTTGGAGTAGTAGATAGTGGTGGACAAGGATTAGTCATCGTTTATGAGGGATTCCTTGCTGAGTTAAAAGGAGAGAAGTTGCCAGAGGCTTCAGTTACAGGTCCTTCTATGACTGAGTTAGTTAGTGCAGAACATCATAAAAGTGTTCAAAGTAATATTGATATTTCTGAACTTGAATTTGGTTATTGTACAGAATTCATGGTTCGCTTTGAGGATGAAAAGACTTCGGTACATCCTTTCTCAGAAGAAAAGTTCAGAGATGACTTAAGCAAACATGGTGATTCATTATTAGTGGTAGCTGATGATGAGATTGTTAAAGTACATATTCATGCTGAATATCCTGGTGAAGTATTAACATATGGACAAAAGTATGGTAGCTTAATCAATTTAAAGATTGAAAACATGAGACAACAGCATAGCAACATCTTGTCTGAGGATGAGAAGCATGAACAAGCAGTAGCGGTAGCTCCGAAGAAGGAAAAGGCGGAGTATGGAATTGTTACGGTGGCGATGGGTTCAGGAATTGCTGAATTATTCACTAGCCTTGGGGCAGGAGCAGTAATTGAAGGTGGACAAACAATGAATCCGAGTACGGAAGACATTGTAAAAGCAATTGAAGAAGTTCATGCGAAAAAAGTGTATATCCTACCGAACAATAGCAATATTGTAATGGCAGCAGAACAAGCAGCTTCAGTTATTGGTGATGATGTTGTCGTCATCCCGTCTAAAACTGTACCACAAGGTATGGCAGCTCTATTAGCATTCAATCCTTCAGTAGACCAAAACCAGAACTCTGAGCAAATGAAGGCAGCTCTGGGAAATGTTAAAACAGGTCAAGTTACGTATGCTGTTCGTGATACGACGATTGATGGGCTTGAAATCGAGAAGGACAACTTTATGGGAATTGCTAATGGTAAAATTGTAGTAACAGCAAAAGAACAATTACAAGTTGCAAAAGATTTGCTTTCTAATATGGTCACAGAAGCGGATGAAATCATTACCATCATACATGGTGAAGATGCTTCAGAAGAAGAAGTTGGTGAATTAGCTCAATATGTCGAGAGTCAATTCGAAGATATTGAAGTGGAAATTCACGACGGGAAACAGCCTTTATACTCATATATTTTCTCAATTGAATAA
- a CDS encoding Asp23/Gls24 family envelope stress response protein: MSIEMKNQLGSIDISNDVIATIAGGAAVECYGIVGMASKKQLKDGIAEILKRENFTKGVVVRQENDSLHIDMFIVVTYGTKISEIAHNVQTKVKYTLDKTLGLAVDTVNIYVQGVRVTNV; encoded by the coding sequence ATGTCAATAGAAATGAAAAATCAATTAGGTAGTATCGATATTTCCAATGACGTCATTGCTACAATCGCAGGTGGGGCTGCAGTAGAATGTTATGGAATTGTAGGAATGGCTTCAAAGAAGCAATTAAAAGATGGTATTGCTGAAATTCTAAAAAGAGAAAATTTTACTAAAGGTGTCGTAGTACGCCAAGAAAATGACAGCTTACATATCGATATGTTTATCGTTGTTACGTATGGTACGAAAATCTCAGAGATTGCCCATAACGTTCAAACAAAAGTAAAATACACACTTGATAAAACGCTAGGGCTTGCCGTAGATACAGTTAATATTTATGTGCAGGGAGTTCGTGTTACGAACGTATAG
- a CDS encoding 50S ribosomal protein L28 has translation MARKCVITGKKASFGNSRSHAMNSNRRSWGANLQKVRILVNGKPKRVYVSARALKSGKVERV, from the coding sequence ATGGCTCGCAAATGTGTAATTACAGGTAAGAAAGCATCTTTCGGAAACTCACGTTCACATGCTATGAACTCAAATAGACGTTCTTGGGGAGCAAACCTACAAAAGGTTCGCATCCTAGTAAACGGAAAACCTAAGCGTGTGTATGTTTCTGCTAGAGCTCTTAAGTCTGGTAAAGTAGAACGCGTATAA
- a CDS encoding stage V sporulation protein SpoVM encodes MKFYTIKLPKFLGGIIKAVLGSIKKD; translated from the coding sequence ATGAAATTTTACACGATTAAGCTTCCGAAATTTTTAGGTGGTATAATAAAAGCGGTGCTTGGTTCAATTAAAAAGGACTAA
- a CDS encoding thiamine diphosphokinase has translation MQIHIVAGGPLAMIPNLPEYDNENVSWIGVDRGLLYLLNQGIIPIKGIGDFDSVSKVEMEWLNTTYKEFMLSPAEKDETDLELALNWAIEQKPSKIIVFGATGGRLDHGLSNIQLLLKGFKYKLDIEIIDVQNSVKLVEPGTHLLTKEHRYKYVSFLPFSHEVIGITITGVKYPLTNVDINWGTTLCVSNEIIEESGTFSFKQGIVIMVKSKDFME, from the coding sequence ATGCAAATACATATTGTAGCGGGTGGTCCTCTGGCGATGATTCCTAACTTGCCAGAGTATGACAACGAAAATGTGTCTTGGATTGGAGTAGATAGAGGATTGTTATATTTATTGAATCAGGGCATCATCCCGATCAAAGGAATTGGGGATTTTGATTCAGTTTCAAAAGTGGAGATGGAGTGGTTGAATACTACTTATAAAGAGTTCATGCTGTCTCCAGCTGAAAAAGATGAAACAGACCTGGAACTTGCGCTTAATTGGGCAATTGAACAAAAACCTTCAAAAATCATTGTGTTTGGTGCAACAGGAGGTAGGTTAGATCATGGTCTATCGAACATTCAACTGTTGTTAAAAGGGTTTAAATATAAATTAGATATAGAGATTATTGACGTTCAAAATTCAGTTAAACTAGTAGAGCCTGGTACACACTTGTTAACAAAAGAACATCGTTACAAATATGTTTCCTTCTTACCCTTTTCTCACGAAGTAATTGGAATAACTATTACAGGTGTGAAATATCCTTTAACAAATGTGGACATTAATTGGGGTACGACTTTATGTGTTAGTAATGAAATAATTGAAGAAAGTGGTACTTTTTCTTTTAAACAAGGCATAGTCATAATGGTAAAGAGTAAAGATTTTATGGAATAG
- a CDS encoding ribulose-phosphate 3-epimerase has protein sequence MFKIAPSILSADFSRLGEEIKDVERAGADYIHVDVMDGHFVPNITIGPLIVEAIRPVTTLPLDVHLMISNPDQYIAQFAKAGADIISVHVEACTHLHRTIQMIKDNGVKAGVVLNPATPAEMIEPILEDIDLVLVMTVNPGFGGQKFIHSSLPKLRKISSWIKERNLSVELEVDGGVNPETARLCTEAGATVLVAGSAVFNESDRQQAIQSLKQAN, from the coding sequence ATGTTTAAAATTGCACCTTCAATATTGTCAGCAGATTTTTCAAGACTAGGCGAAGAAATTAAAGATGTTGAAAGAGCTGGGGCAGATTATATTCATGTAGATGTGATGGATGGGCACTTTGTTCCAAATATCACAATAGGACCGCTTATAGTGGAGGCTATTCGTCCGGTTACTACACTTCCTCTAGATGTTCATTTAATGATTAGTAATCCAGATCAATATATTGCCCAATTCGCAAAAGCTGGTGCTGATATTATTTCGGTCCATGTAGAAGCATGTACTCACCTGCACAGGACGATACAAATGATCAAGGATAATGGAGTTAAGGCTGGGGTTGTACTTAACCCTGCCACTCCTGCTGAAATGATTGAGCCGATACTGGAGGATATAGATTTAGTGCTAGTAATGACTGTAAATCCTGGTTTTGGCGGACAAAAGTTCATTCATTCTTCTTTACCAAAGCTAAGAAAAATCTCTTCATGGATAAAGGAACGGAATTTATCGGTTGAATTAGAAGTTGACGGTGGTGTGAATCCAGAAACAGCTCGATTATGTACAGAAGCGGGTGCAACAGTACTAGTAGCTGGTTCAGCGGTTTTTAATGAATCAGACCGTCAACAGGCAATTCAATCACTTAAGCAAGCAAATTGA
- the rsgA gene encoding ribosome small subunit-dependent GTPase A, which produces MPEGKIIKALSGFYYVVNEDGITQCRGRGVFRKNKVTPLVGDLVSFEAENDREGYIMEVFDRKNDLIRPPIANVDQAILVFSAVEPDFNPLLLDRFLVLIESKHILPIICISKMDIVDEKTRASIENYAAEYRQIGYEVLLTSTDDNKTIDMLLPFFEERTSVFAGQSGVGKSSILQVLRPDLEIKTNEISSHLGRGKHTTRHVELIEIGNGWVADTPGFSSLEFSEIEVTELSDCFPEMRELSQDCKFRGCTHISEPKCAVKDALSGGGITNYRYDDYVEFLQEIKDRKPRY; this is translated from the coding sequence ATGCCAGAAGGCAAAATTATTAAGGCGTTAAGCGGGTTTTATTATGTAGTAAATGAGGATGGAATAACACAATGTCGCGGAAGAGGCGTATTTAGAAAAAATAAAGTAACACCTCTCGTTGGGGATCTTGTTTCGTTTGAAGCAGAAAATGATCGAGAAGGATATATTATGGAGGTCTTCGATCGGAAGAATGATCTGATACGGCCTCCAATTGCAAATGTTGACCAAGCGATATTAGTGTTCTCTGCTGTAGAACCTGATTTTAATCCTTTGCTGCTTGACCGTTTCCTCGTTTTAATTGAGTCAAAGCATATATTACCAATCATCTGTATTAGCAAGATGGATATTGTAGATGAAAAAACTCGTGCAAGTATTGAAAACTATGCAGCTGAATATCGTCAAATTGGATATGAAGTTCTTCTGACCTCTACTGATGATAATAAAACAATAGATATGCTCTTGCCGTTTTTTGAAGAACGTACTTCCGTATTTGCCGGACAATCAGGTGTGGGCAAATCGTCCATTTTACAAGTGCTACGTCCAGATTTGGAAATTAAGACGAATGAGATCTCCTCTCATTTAGGACGAGGTAAACATACAACTCGTCACGTAGAACTTATTGAAATAGGGAATGGATGGGTTGCAGATACACCGGGTTTCAGTTCATTGGAGTTTAGTGAAATCGAAGTAACCGAACTGTCTGATTGTTTTCCCGAAATGAGAGAGTTATCACAAGATTGCAAGTTTAGAGGCTGTACCCACATATCAGAGCCGAAATGTGCAGTTAAGGACGCTCTATCGGGCGGTGGAATTACCAATTATCGATATGATGATTATGTGGAGTTTCTGCAAGAAATAAAAGATCGAAAGCCGAGGTATTAA